The stretch of DNA TGCACCGGTTCATCCGATTTTTGGCCTGATTTAGACACAAACAGACTCAAAAAGAGATTGAAATAATGGGATCCCATCAACTGAGCCAGTAAGAGCGTCAGTGGCCCGCTCAGGATGAGGCATCATGCCCAAAACATTTCCACTTTCGTTGATGATGCCAGCAATGTTTCGTAAGCTACCGTTTGGATTTCCTTCAGTGGCACTTCCCTCTTTTCCTGTTCCGTAACGAAACACAACGCGACCCTGATTCTCCAGACGATCTAATGTTTCCTCGTCGGCAAAAAAGCGACCCTCATTGTGGGCGATAGGGATCCTCAAATTCTGCCCTCGACTATACCGAGTCGTAAAAGGTGTATTAATATTTTCCACGCTAATTGTTACATCCTTACACACGAACCGGAGAGAGAGGTTACGGGTAAGTTGTCCTGGCAACAAACCAGCCTCAGTTAAAATTTGAAAGCCATTACAAATACCAATTACCGATCCCCCCCGGTTTGCAAAATCAACAATTGATTTCATCACAGGACTTAGCGCAGCCATGGCACCCGACCTTAGATAATCACCATAACTAAACCCACCAGGAAGAATGACGACTTCGACGCTGGGTAGTTCGTGGTCACCATGCCACACCAATACAGGTTTTACTCCTGCCTGGCTAACAGCGTAACAGGCGTCTTGATCACAATTAGACCCTGGAAACCTAATTACCGCAGCCCTCATACCCTAATTACACACATCCCGGCGCGTAGCTTACCACCCTACCGAGCTAAATGTTGACCGGGTTTTCCGCTCACTGCTATTATGCCTTGCCAGCAGGTGCAAAGAGTTTCAGAGTCTTAAGCCCTGAAACAGTCTGCCGGGATGGCGAAATTGGTAGACGCAGTAGATTCAAAATCTACCGGGGCAACCCATGCGGGTTCGAGTCCCGCTCTCGGCACCAAAGTTTTGTATCGCTATAACGCCTTGGAGATTGATCCAACCCAATCTCAGAAAGGACAGGTTTTAAAAATGTTTTGGATTGTACTGATATTATTTGTTATTTCC from Trueperaceae bacterium encodes:
- a CDS encoding phosphoribosylformylglycinamidine synthase I, with translation MRAAVIRFPGSNCDQDACYAVSQAGVKPVLVWHGDHELPSVEVVILPGGFSYGDYLRSGAMAALSPVMKSIVDFANRGGSVIGICNGFQILTEAGLLPGQLTRNLSLRFVCKDVTISVENINTPFTTRYSRGQNLRIPIAHNEGRFFADEETLDRLENQGRVVFRYGTGKEGSATEGNPNGSLRNIAGIINESGNVLGMMPHPERATDALTGSVDGIPLFQSLFESVCV